One genomic segment of Paenibacillus sp. FSL H8-0332 includes these proteins:
- a CDS encoding amino acid permease, which produces MKKTSGSAENDKKLKWWQLSLLGIAGTIGTGYFLGSGLAISMGGPAVLLVYLLAAVGTYAVFDALARMTAAQPEQGSFRSYAKQAFGSWAGFGSGWLYWFSELLIMGSQLTALSIFSRFWFPGVPMWIFAAGYAVVALGIVFFGNKGFDRVENVLAVIKVAAILMFLVIAAALLAGWIGGGKFTPKVPMSYKALFPSGGIGLWSAFIFAFYAYGGIEVLGIMSYRLQKPEEAPKAGKVMLLGLASVYILSIGLAVIMVPLSAFNPKESPFVLALRSDHLAFVPHLFNGVLIIAGFSTMTASLYAITSMMITLAQEGDAPKVFSKKWKDEYPFLALCLIAGGLTGTVIMALLLPGKVYEYITTAAGLMILYNWAFILLSSAKLLKPSILSGVKRWSGLVLILAAVSGTLFHKLSRPGFYISLLIVALIALSDWIVQHYRSKHEAAGKEQRPDAHKGSFHTLPGGPGFRIKGIRLRKNKI; this is translated from the coding sequence ATGAAGAAGACTTCTGGTTCGGCAGAGAACGACAAGAAACTGAAGTGGTGGCAGCTCAGTCTGCTGGGCATTGCGGGGACGATAGGGACCGGGTATTTCCTCGGCTCGGGGCTGGCGATCTCGATGGGCGGACCAGCGGTGTTGCTGGTCTACCTGCTTGCAGCGGTTGGAACCTATGCGGTCTTCGATGCGCTGGCGCGGATGACGGCGGCGCAGCCGGAGCAAGGCTCCTTCCGCTCCTATGCCAAGCAGGCCTTCGGCAGCTGGGCGGGGTTCGGCAGTGGCTGGTTATACTGGTTCTCGGAGCTGCTGATTATGGGCAGCCAGCTTACGGCGCTGTCGATCTTCTCGCGGTTCTGGTTCCCGGGCGTGCCGATGTGGATTTTTGCAGCGGGGTATGCGGTGGTCGCTCTGGGGATTGTGTTCTTCGGCAACAAGGGCTTCGACCGGGTGGAGAACGTGCTGGCCGTCATCAAGGTGGCGGCTATTCTTATGTTCCTGGTGATTGCGGCCGCGCTGCTGGCGGGCTGGATTGGCGGCGGCAAGTTCACCCCGAAGGTGCCAATGAGCTATAAGGCGTTGTTTCCTTCGGGGGGAATCGGGTTATGGTCTGCGTTTATTTTTGCCTTCTATGCTTATGGCGGGATCGAGGTGCTCGGGATTATGTCTTACCGGCTACAGAAGCCGGAGGAAGCGCCGAAGGCGGGGAAGGTAATGCTGCTGGGACTGGCATCGGTGTATATTTTATCGATTGGACTGGCGGTCATTATGGTACCGCTTAGCGCTTTTAACCCGAAGGAGAGTCCCTTCGTTCTGGCTCTGCGCAGCGACCATCTAGCCTTCGTGCCGCATCTGTTCAACGGCGTGCTGATTATTGCTGGGTTCTCCACGATGACTGCGTCGCTGTATGCGATTACCTCGATGATGATTACGCTGGCCCAGGAGGGGGATGCGCCCAAGGTATTCTCGAAGAAGTGGAAGGACGAGTATCCGTTCCTGGCGCTGTGCCTGATTGCGGGTGGTCTGACGGGTACGGTAATTATGGCCTTGCTGCTGCCGGGAAAAGTGTACGAATACATCACCACCGCCGCCGGGCTGATGATTCTCTATAACTGGGCGTTCATCCTGCTCTCCTCTGCCAAGCTGCTTAAGCCAAGCATTCTCAGCGGCGTGAAGCGCTGGAGCGGGCTGGTGCTGATTCTGGCTGCGGTCAGCGGAACGCTGTTCCATAAGCTCAGCCGCCCTGGCTTCTATATCAGCCTGCTTATCGTAGCGCTGATTGCGCTGAGTGACTGGATCGTGCAGCATTACCGCAGCAAGCACGAGGCAGCAGGGAAAGAACAGCGCCCAGATGCGCATAAGGGAAGCTTCCACACGCTGCCGGGTGGACCAGGCTTCCGGATTAAGGGCATCCGGCTGCGGAAGAACAAAATCTAA
- a CDS encoding NAD(P)-dependent oxidoreductase has product MMNHKRKPVAILGATGHIAKNLILGLGATQEYELYLFSRSRDRMALFLEENQLEEGATLCEYNEFAHLAAYDVIINGVGIGDPRDLIRHPFQVFQITEQYDNLILDYLHKNPEAVYINLSSGAVYGSDFDQPAIDGKWLKLDPNHLSAQEFYGITKLNMEAKHRSLSQYRIVDLRIFGFFSAFIDLESRYLLTDIIHHLKTGETLQTSADNIVRDYVHSEDFVQLIKLCMQEKIRNDAYDVYSLKPALKFEILDYFAEHHGLKYGIQDNPNHNSITGSKNNYYSLNDRASQIGYQPRYTSLQSIESGYGQLCRNKNS; this is encoded by the coding sequence ATGATGAACCATAAGCGTAAGCCTGTTGCCATTCTGGGAGCCACTGGTCATATCGCCAAAAATCTGATTCTCGGTCTTGGAGCGACGCAGGAGTATGAGTTGTATCTATTCTCGCGGTCCAGGGACAGGATGGCTCTTTTCCTGGAGGAGAACCAGCTTGAGGAAGGGGCCACGCTCTGTGAATATAATGAATTTGCTCATTTGGCGGCCTACGATGTGATTATTAACGGGGTAGGTATCGGAGATCCGCGTGACCTCATACGCCATCCGTTCCAGGTCTTTCAGATTACCGAGCAATACGACAATCTGATTCTGGACTATCTGCACAAGAACCCGGAGGCTGTATACATCAATCTGAGCAGCGGAGCGGTGTACGGGTCTGACTTCGATCAGCCTGCTATAGACGGGAAGTGGCTTAAGCTTGATCCCAACCATCTGTCCGCTCAGGAATTTTACGGAATCACCAAGCTGAACATGGAGGCTAAGCACAGAAGTCTGAGCCAGTACCGTATTGTGGACTTACGGATCTTCGGTTTTTTCAGCGCGTTCATTGATTTGGAATCCCGTTATTTGCTGACGGATATCATTCATCACCTTAAGACGGGAGAGACTCTACAGACTTCAGCAGACAACATTGTAAGAGATTATGTGCATTCGGAAGATTTCGTCCAGCTCATCAAGCTGTGTATGCAAGAAAAGATACGGAATGATGCCTATGATGTATATTCGCTGAAGCCTGCATTGAAGTTCGAGATTCTGGATTACTTCGCAGAGCACCATGGGCTGAAGTATGGAATTCAAGATAACCCCAACCATAACTCTATTACAGGCTCCAAAAATAATTATTATTCGCTTAACGATCGAGCTTCACAAATTGGTTATCAGCCCCGTTACACATCACTACAGAGCATTGAGTCCGGTTACGGTCAACTATGCCGAAATAAAAATTCATGA
- a CDS encoding glycosyltransferase: MTNSPSLLKEPGYISNPSCISIGRNVTVQGGYYWNILESASGSTPELTIRDGSRIEAGLHVQCSHKVHIGRNVKIGPNVSLTDSTADADQPGYPAWAQPANNSNTCGELIVGDGSIIGAHVVINRAVKIGKFSIIEPNSVVVDHIPSFCRVSGNPAVVTQVFVPELLEWVKVNSDTERESALARRIEHPLLSIVIPTYNRVQHLSNNLQSIYKQVSNEDLVEVVVSDNASTDHTLEVGRVYANLYSSFHYSRNEQNIGGDLNIAYVSTLAKGSFIKLQGDDDYWLNGALIDFIGILLEHLDCALIHTMPFLPDNRVYTLEGGDLFLAHTSNNAMQISMNTMKRSVWDQIEDKSKYAYTSINQIYWFYEILMIDPKFCMINHNFHLNAGIAPEGYNIGEVCIKHFLDALHHYEGRTLKRETIHEEKKKRFYNVILPLYGTIVRNKFHSDVSNLERYYTDYYANEDYYEDGLLKLREISVLQS, encoded by the coding sequence TTGACTAATTCACCATCACTTCTCAAAGAGCCGGGTTACATATCGAATCCATCTTGTATTTCAATAGGCAGAAATGTAACGGTGCAGGGCGGGTATTACTGGAACATTCTTGAATCGGCTTCGGGCAGCACTCCAGAGCTTACAATCAGGGATGGGAGCCGGATAGAGGCAGGTTTACATGTGCAGTGCAGCCATAAAGTCCACATCGGCCGGAATGTGAAGATTGGACCTAATGTCAGCTTAACGGACAGTACAGCGGATGCGGATCAACCGGGTTATCCAGCCTGGGCACAGCCCGCGAATAATAGTAATACCTGTGGAGAACTGATAGTGGGTGATGGAAGCATAATCGGTGCGCACGTTGTAATTAACAGAGCGGTCAAGATCGGGAAATTCAGTATTATTGAGCCTAACAGTGTTGTGGTGGATCATATTCCAAGCTTTTGCAGAGTCTCGGGTAATCCGGCTGTTGTTACCCAAGTATTCGTTCCTGAGTTACTGGAGTGGGTTAAAGTGAACAGTGATACGGAGAGAGAGTCCGCACTTGCCCGCCGCATAGAACATCCATTGCTGTCGATCGTGATTCCAACCTACAATCGCGTCCAACATCTTAGTAATAATCTGCAATCCATCTATAAACAGGTCTCGAATGAGGATTTAGTGGAAGTAGTGGTTTCCGATAATGCCTCGACAGATCATACACTGGAAGTAGGCCGTGTCTACGCTAACCTGTACTCCAGTTTTCATTATAGCCGCAATGAACAGAATATCGGCGGTGACTTGAACATCGCTTATGTCAGTACGCTGGCTAAAGGCAGCTTCATTAAACTACAAGGAGATGATGATTACTGGCTGAATGGAGCGCTGATTGATTTCATCGGAATTCTTCTGGAGCATTTGGATTGTGCACTGATTCACACGATGCCATTCCTTCCTGATAACCGGGTATATACTTTAGAGGGCGGTGACTTATTCCTGGCTCATACGAGTAATAATGCAATGCAAATTTCTATGAATACTATGAAAAGATCAGTGTGGGATCAAATTGAGGATAAAAGCAAATATGCTTATACAAGTATTAATCAAATCTACTGGTTCTATGAAATTCTAATGATTGATCCTAAATTTTGTATGATCAATCATAATTTTCATCTTAATGCAGGTATAGCTCCGGAGGGATACAACATAGGTGAGGTATGCATTAAACATTTCCTGGATGCATTACACCATTATGAAGGTCGTACTCTGAAGAGAGAGACCATCCATGAGGAAAAAAAGAAACGCTTTTATAATGTGATTCTACCGTTGTATGGAACCATTGTAAGAAATAAATTCCACAGCGATGTGTCCAACCTGGAGCGGTATTACACGGACTATTATGCAAATGAAGATTATTATGAGGATGGCCTGCTGAAGCTGCGGGAGATCTCGGTGCTGCAGTCATGA
- a CDS encoding glycosyltransferase family 2 protein has protein sequence MEAEQQGLFSLCMIVRNEEAVLGRCLDSVRELMDEIIIVDTGSTDRTMTVAGWYTGKVFTYPWDEDFAAARNYSFEQATMPYVIWMDADELLAAPEAEKLARLKQQLAQEQEGVDVIRMGTRLSPLPAQGDSALVPVHSEIRPRVVRRGHFCWQGRVHEELDIGAGTAMNTDIYIDHRPSAIHTERNLQILKRWITEEGKAEGKLLFHYANECFNARDYQAAEASYEQLLREPSGFRGEQITACLRLSECYRQKCEAELRLNSLFRSFGYGLPQPDVCCGIAGFFEERREWDNAIFWYLQAINRQTAGLGERPVSQAYYTWLPHVLVSRCFAAAREWQQAWQHNEQALAYLPGNQVLLGTRRQLQQVLEEGRSRSE, from the coding sequence ATGGAAGCAGAACAGCAGGGGCTGTTCAGTCTATGTATGATTGTGAGGAATGAAGAAGCTGTGCTGGGGCGCTGTCTGGATTCGGTCAGAGAATTGATGGATGAGATCATTATTGTAGATACGGGATCAACGGACAGGACCATGACTGTTGCGGGCTGGTATACAGGGAAGGTATTCACATATCCGTGGGATGAGGATTTCGCAGCCGCCCGCAACTATTCCTTCGAACAGGCGACGATGCCCTATGTGATCTGGATGGATGCGGATGAGCTGTTGGCTGCTCCAGAAGCGGAGAAGCTGGCCCGGCTGAAGCAACAGCTGGCGCAGGAACAGGAGGGGGTAGATGTAATCCGAATGGGAACCCGGCTATCTCCCCTGCCTGCCCAAGGTGATTCTGCTTTAGTGCCAGTGCATTCTGAGATCCGCCCCCGGGTTGTCAGACGCGGGCATTTCTGTTGGCAAGGGCGGGTCCATGAGGAGCTGGATATTGGAGCAGGCACAGCCATGAATACAGATATCTATATTGACCATCGGCCGTCGGCTATCCATACGGAACGCAACCTGCAGATTCTGAAGCGCTGGATTACTGAAGAAGGCAAGGCCGAAGGAAAGCTTCTCTTCCACTATGCGAATGAATGCTTCAACGCCCGGGATTATCAAGCAGCAGAGGCTTCTTATGAACAGTTGTTGCGTGAACCAAGCGGCTTCAGAGGGGAACAGATTACAGCTTGTCTGCGGTTGTCCGAGTGTTACCGGCAGAAATGCGAAGCAGAGCTTAGGCTGAACAGCCTCTTTCGTTCTTTCGGCTATGGACTGCCCCAGCCCGATGTCTGCTGTGGTATTGCCGGGTTCTTCGAGGAACGCCGGGAGTGGGACAACGCGATCTTCTGGTATCTCCAGGCGATCAACCGGCAGACGGCAGGACTGGGGGAACGTCCTGTCTCCCAAGCTTATTACACCTGGCTGCCCCATGTCTTGGTCAGCCGCTGCTTCGCAGCCGCAAGAGAGTGGCAGCAGGCCTGGCAGCATAATGAGCAGGCCTTGGCTTACCTGCCGGGTAATCAGGTTTTGCTGGGCACAAGAAGACAATTACAGCAGGTACTGGAAGAAGGACGGAGCAGGTCAGAGTAA
- a CDS encoding collagen-like protein, protein MAFLSTGPIENNLVNGVRPTQQVTVKIDNRSADSAYSLTIQGYQLNGGIRVMYVSELLHVAANQVITKNYYADLNAFEFIFITSPSSANLIDSVQISVWGKNGSGQLVTAHRLVAEELLRENSGGGAGGGTGPTGPTGPAGSPGLNGQPGPAGPTGPTGPGAGDPGATGATGVTGPTGPGGGDPGATGATGPTGPGGGDPGATGATGATGATGAGETGATGATGGTGPTGPGGGDPGVTGATGVTGVTGLTGATGAGETGATGNTGATGVTGLTGATGAGETGATGVTGLTGVTGLTGVTGLTGVTGLTGETGATGATGMTGPILATEGFSVFLPTLVTGTTATVGGWEETAPYYGNAAFDAVLGQYTVPEAGRYSIEATVNFAFTAAIPAALGADVNPSLVVRRTTPTPATDLVTGLLPVLDVAVTGTLTLRTLLRSGTVTLAGEVELAANDVITLVYQSAGVALDVNLGAATPGVIWSVHRLT, encoded by the coding sequence ATGGCCTTTTTATCAACAGGACCTATTGAGAACAATCTGGTCAACGGGGTGAGACCGACCCAACAGGTTACCGTTAAGATTGATAACCGCAGCGCAGACTCGGCATACTCCTTAACAATTCAGGGTTATCAGCTGAACGGCGGCATAAGAGTGATGTACGTAAGTGAATTACTCCATGTTGCAGCGAATCAAGTCATTACGAAGAATTATTATGCTGACTTGAATGCTTTTGAATTCATATTTATTACATCGCCGAGTTCAGCTAATCTGATTGATTCTGTACAAATCTCAGTGTGGGGCAAGAACGGGTCGGGTCAACTGGTAACAGCACACCGGCTGGTAGCAGAAGAATTGCTTAGAGAGAATTCCGGCGGCGGGGCCGGAGGGGGGACAGGTCCGACGGGACCGACAGGACCGGCCGGGTCTCCAGGATTAAATGGACAGCCAGGACCAGCAGGACCAACAGGGCCGACAGGACCGGGGGCAGGAGATCCGGGAGCTACAGGAGCTACAGGAGTAACAGGACCAACGGGCCCGGGGGGAGGAGATCCGGGAGCTACTGGGGCAACAGGACCAACGGGCCCAGGGGGAGGAGACCCGGGAGCTACTGGGGCAACAGGAGCTACAGGAGCTACAGGAGCAGGAGAAACCGGAGCCACGGGAGCTACAGGTGGAACAGGACCAACGGGCCCAGGGGGAGGAGACCCGGGAGTCACAGGAGCTACAGGAGTCACAGGAGTGACAGGCTTAACCGGAGCTACAGGAGCAGGGGAAACCGGAGCCACGGGAAACACAGGAGCTACAGGAGTGACTGGCTTAACAGGAGCTACAGGAGCAGGGGAAACGGGAGCCACAGGAGTTACCGGCCTTACAGGAGTTACCGGCCTTACAGGAGTAACTGGTCTTACAGGAGTAACTGGTCTTACAGGGGAAACTGGAGCTACCGGAGCTACGGGCATGACAGGTCCAATCTTGGCAACTGAAGGATTCTCAGTATTTCTGCCAACCTTGGTGACAGGCACCACGGCCACAGTTGGAGGTTGGGAAGAGACGGCACCTTATTACGGCAATGCAGCATTTGATGCTGTTTTGGGTCAATATACCGTTCCAGAGGCGGGTAGATATTCTATTGAGGCTACTGTCAACTTTGCCTTTACTGCAGCTATCCCTGCTGCATTAGGTGCAGATGTGAATCCTTCATTAGTGGTCCGAAGAACTACACCAACTCCAGCTACTGATCTGGTCACCGGATTATTACCGGTACTGGATGTGGCTGTTACAGGAACGTTAACCCTTAGAACACTCCTTAGAAGCGGTACTGTCACCTTGGCGGGAGAAGTAGAACTTGCGGCAAATGATGTGATCACCCTCGTCTATCAATCGGCTGGAGTAGCGCTTGATGTGAATCTAGGTGCTGCAACTCCAGGCGTTATATGGTCTGTTCACCGTCTAACCTGA
- a CDS encoding thiamine pyrophosphate-binding protein yields the protein MKVSDYVIDYLKQQGVSHVFEFIGGAIVHLLDSISVREDIECVSVRHEQAGAFAAEAYARMNGKLGVAMATSGPGALNLLTGIGSCYFDSVPCLFITGQVNTYEYKFDTPVRQIGFQETDIVSVAKPLTKYAVMVTEPDQIRYELEKAVALAQSGRPGPVLLDLPMNLQRADVEPDGLPSFNDSEEYRLLMQDAGDISDAVAADVLTRLRAAKRPLILAGGGVRAGNSAAALTRFTDLTGIPVVTSLMGVDALPHDHPQYSGLIGSYGNRYSNLILANCDLLLILGSRLDSRQTGTRPDTFGRGADKIHVDIDPNELNCKVGVSLAIHSRLDIFLERMNTSLTGYIKPDITAWLAYITRLKAQYPTYSFTPQADEIEPNRFMSLLSSRAEQFHAICLDVGQHQMWASQSFRLSANQRLLNSGGMGAMGFALPAAIGACLASGEETLVIAGDGGFQLNIQELDTVVRLNLPIKIVVMNNSSLGMVRQFQDLYLAGRQQSTVNPNPSFLDIVSAYRIPAYHMITMADTHPLDQFLSTEGPAFLEVKLDKDTNVHPKLVVNRPIEDMYPYLDREELRQIMCIGLLDEEDIPT from the coding sequence TTGAAGGTATCCGATTATGTCATTGATTATCTCAAGCAGCAAGGTGTCTCGCATGTCTTCGAGTTCATCGGCGGGGCAATTGTCCATTTACTTGACTCCATCTCGGTTAGGGAGGACATCGAGTGCGTCTCTGTGCGTCATGAACAAGCAGGCGCCTTCGCGGCAGAAGCTTATGCCAGAATGAATGGGAAGCTTGGTGTGGCGATGGCTACGAGCGGGCCGGGGGCCTTGAATCTGCTGACCGGTATAGGGAGTTGTTATTTCGACTCCGTCCCTTGCTTGTTCATCACCGGACAAGTGAATACGTATGAGTACAAATTCGATACTCCGGTAAGGCAGATTGGGTTCCAAGAAACAGATATTGTCAGTGTAGCGAAGCCGTTAACCAAATATGCAGTTATGGTGACGGAGCCGGATCAGATCAGATATGAGCTGGAAAAGGCTGTGGCGCTGGCGCAGAGCGGCCGGCCCGGTCCGGTGCTGTTAGATCTTCCGATGAATCTTCAGCGGGCAGATGTAGAGCCAGACGGGTTACCCAGCTTCAACGATAGCGAAGAGTACCGGCTACTTATGCAAGATGCCGGGGACATAAGTGACGCCGTCGCTGCAGATGTCTTGACGCGGCTTAGGGCAGCCAAGAGGCCGCTGATTCTGGCTGGCGGCGGAGTGAGGGCCGGTAACTCAGCGGCGGCATTAACCCGGTTCACTGATCTTACGGGAATCCCTGTGGTTACCTCCCTGATGGGGGTGGATGCCCTCCCGCATGACCATCCGCAATACTCCGGTCTGATCGGGTCATACGGCAACCGCTATAGCAATCTGATCCTGGCGAATTGTGACTTGCTGCTAATCCTCGGCTCAAGGCTGGATAGCAGACAGACTGGAACCAGACCGGATACCTTCGGGCGCGGTGCTGACAAGATTCACGTGGATATTGATCCTAATGAGCTTAACTGTAAGGTTGGCGTAAGCCTGGCTATTCACTCCCGTCTGGATATTTTTCTGGAGCGGATGAATACTTCCCTAACCGGGTATATCAAGCCGGACATTACAGCATGGCTAGCGTATATTACACGGCTCAAGGCACAATATCCCACCTATTCCTTCACTCCGCAGGCTGATGAGATTGAACCGAACCGGTTCATGAGCCTGTTATCCTCCAGAGCTGAGCAGTTCCATGCGATATGTCTGGATGTAGGACAGCATCAGATGTGGGCATCGCAATCCTTCAGACTGTCCGCGAATCAAAGGCTGTTGAATTCCGGCGGAATGGGGGCTATGGGCTTCGCCTTGCCTGCTGCCATCGGTGCCTGTCTGGCCTCAGGAGAGGAGACGCTTGTGATTGCAGGAGACGGGGGGTTCCAGCTTAATATACAGGAGCTGGACACGGTGGTCCGGCTGAATCTGCCCATTAAGATCGTGGTTATGAATAATAGCTCACTAGGGATGGTAAGACAGTTCCAGGATTTATATCTCGCAGGCAGACAACAATCGACGGTGAATCCCAATCCTTCGTTCTTGGATATTGTTAGTGCTTATAGAATTCCGGCCTATCATATGATTACCATGGCTGATACTCATCCGCTTGATCAGTTCCTGAGTACGGAAGGACCGGCATTTCTGGAAGTGAAGCTGGATAAGGATACGAATGTCCATCCTAAGCTGGTGGTGAACCGGCCGATTGAGGATATGTATCCCTATTTGGACAGGGAAGAGCTGAGACAAATCATGTGCATCGGCCTTCTGGATGAGGAAGACATTCCAACGTAA
- the rfbA gene encoding glucose-1-phosphate thymidylyltransferase RfbA yields MKGIILAGGSGTRLHPLTKSISKQILPVYDKPMIYYPLSVLMLAGIREILVISTGRDIRLFQDLLGSGEQLGLSCQYAVQEQPRGLAEAFLIGEEFIGTDHVCMILGDNIFYGQSFSSILERVVRRGEGATIFGCRVQDPSAYGVVEFDNTGKAVALEEKPLYPRSHYAVPGLYFYDQQVVEIARQIKPSRRGEIEITDVNQEYLSRGQLNVELFGRGMAWLDTGTPDSLLEAANLVETIQKRQGLYVACIEEIAFNKGYITREQLLELARPLRKLAYGQYLSSIAEESLVAGG; encoded by the coding sequence ATGAAAGGCATCATTCTGGCGGGTGGCTCGGGAACGAGACTGCATCCGCTGACGAAATCGATCTCCAAGCAGATTCTGCCGGTGTATGACAAGCCGATGATCTATTATCCGCTGTCTGTCCTGATGCTGGCAGGTATCCGGGAGATTCTGGTTATCTCCACCGGAAGGGACATCCGGCTATTTCAGGATCTTTTGGGGAGCGGCGAACAGCTCGGACTATCCTGTCAATATGCAGTGCAGGAGCAGCCCCGCGGGCTTGCCGAGGCGTTCCTGATCGGGGAAGAGTTCATCGGCACGGATCATGTATGCATGATTCTGGGTGATAACATCTTCTATGGACAGAGCTTCAGCTCCATTCTGGAGAGGGTTGTCCGGCGGGGGGAAGGTGCTACGATCTTCGGATGCCGGGTACAAGACCCTTCCGCCTACGGTGTTGTGGAATTCGATAACACAGGAAAGGCGGTTGCACTGGAAGAGAAGCCGCTGTATCCCCGCTCCCATTATGCAGTACCGGGCTTGTACTTCTATGACCAGCAGGTTGTGGAGATCGCCAGGCAGATTAAGCCCTCCCGGAGAGGTGAGATTGAGATTACGGATGTCAACCAGGAATATCTAAGCAGGGGGCAACTGAACGTGGAGCTGTTCGGCCGGGGGATGGCCTGGCTCGATACCGGGACGCCGGATTCCCTGCTGGAGGCAGCCAATCTGGTCGAGACCATTCAGAAGCGGCAAGGGCTCTACGTGGCCTGCATCGAAGAGATTGCCTTCAATAAAGGCTACATCACCAGAGAGCAACTGCTGGAGCTGGCCCGGCCGCTGCGTAAGCTGGCCTACGGACAATACTTGTCCAGCATAGCGGAAGAATCTCTTGTTGCGGGCGGATAA
- a CDS encoding collagen-like protein, giving the protein MSQANLPNITPTISIARDDAVNLLLSSIAMEELGLSHIINAEGEKLQYILGTLPGVTAPDATIGDVLAMNESVRNMMRDIVKKEFILTNKLETVLNASIMVGPTGATGATGNPGGPPGPQGEQGIQGIAGPAGITGQTGETGATGMTGLTGVTGITGPTGETGLTGATGLTGLTGLTGLTGLTGETGAIGATGLTGLTGLTGETGITGITGATGLTGATGLTGLTGVTGLTGVTGQTGMTGMTGMTGLTGVAFFADFFSAVSTEFQVGFDEMVTWSVTGPESGAITINDTNQFFTLPADSTVLVQYYVNAQNNSLDTMEFQLWTVDLASGALIEGVTGSIASSTLNNTAVATVAGAGIIGTTAEQGVALVNNTNDVIGEGVFFANIQLIRIN; this is encoded by the coding sequence ATGTCTCAGGCGAATCTGCCTAATATCACCCCCACTATAAGCATTGCGAGGGATGATGCCGTTAACCTGCTGCTGTCCTCCATTGCAATGGAAGAATTGGGACTCAGCCATATTATCAATGCAGAAGGGGAGAAGCTGCAATATATCCTGGGTACCTTACCTGGAGTTACAGCTCCTGATGCAACAATAGGCGATGTGCTTGCTATGAACGAAAGTGTGAGAAATATGATGCGGGACATTGTCAAGAAGGAGTTCATTCTTACCAACAAGCTGGAGACGGTGCTTAATGCTTCAATAATGGTAGGGCCTACGGGTGCAACGGGGGCTACGGGGAATCCGGGCGGGCCTCCAGGACCTCAAGGAGAACAGGGAATTCAAGGTATCGCAGGTCCGGCAGGAATTACAGGCCAGACCGGAGAGACCGGAGCTACGGGAATGACGGGACTGACCGGAGTGACCGGCATAACGGGTCCGACAGGAGAGACTGGCTTAACGGGAGCTACAGGGCTGACCGGACTAACCGGACTGACCGGATTAACAGGGCTAACCGGGGAGACGGGTGCTATCGGAGCTACGGGATTAACTGGACTGACCGGATTAACTGGAGAGACTGGCATAACCGGTATAACGGGTGCCACTGGCTTAACGGGAGCTACAGGGTTGACCGGCTTAACGGGAGTTACCGGGCTGACTGGTGTAACGGGCCAAACCGGGATGACTGGTATGACCGGGATGACTGGCTTAACGGGGGTTGCTTTCTTCGCAGATTTCTTCTCTGCTGTCTCTACTGAGTTTCAAGTTGGATTTGATGAAATGGTGACCTGGAGCGTAACCGGACCGGAAAGCGGTGCTATTACTATAAATGATACAAATCAGTTTTTCACTTTGCCTGCTGATTCAACAGTTCTGGTCCAATACTATGTCAATGCTCAGAATAATAGCCTGGACACCATGGAATTTCAATTGTGGACCGTAGATCTGGCGTCTGGAGCTCTCATAGAAGGTGTTACTGGTTCTATAGCGTCCTCAACACTAAACAATACGGCAGTTGCAACCGTAGCGGGAGCCGGTATCATAGGGACAACAGCCGAACAGGGTGTGGCGTTAGTTAATAATACTAATGACGTTATAGGTGAGGGCGTCTTCTTTGCCAACATTCAATTGATCAGGATTAATTAA